One Gemmatimonadaceae bacterium genomic window, GGATGGTGGATGGTTCGTGCAGGACCGGAATGGCCGTCGCTGGTACCGGACCGGCGATCTGGTCAGTCGCGCCACTGATGGCAACCTCGTGTTCCACGGTCGTGCAGACCGCCGGGTCAAGCGTCACGGCTATCGCATCGAGCTTGGTGAGATGGAAGCGGTGCTGAATACCCATCCTTCGGTAATCACGGCCGCGTCGGTGGCGGTGTCCGAGAGCGGTACGGTCCAGGGCATCCATGTGTTCATCACCCTGCTACCTGGCGAGGCGGTTTCAAACATCGAGCTTCGACGCTTCTGCGCCGCGCGACTCCCGCTGTACATGATCCCTGATCAGTTCCACGTCCTCGATCGCATTCCCGAGACGTCAACCGGAAAGCGGACTATCTGGCGCTGTGCGCCCTCATTGGCCCCGCCTGACTACATCGGGCCCGGCGTCCCACTACGCCTGGCCTCCTCGCCTGCGCTGCGATCTGCTGAAGCGACTTCAGGCGCCGTCGCTTGTCCTGTTCGTGTACACGCGACCAGCAAACAAGTCGATCAGGTCGTCTCGAGTGCGCGTGCCATTGACCAGCATCGCGAACGGCAGTGGGTCACCCCAGAACGAGTCGATGAGGTCTTGCAGGTTATCCATTGCTGCCGTGCAGATGGCCTGATGCGCCGCAAATGGATCGGGCAGGTCCCGGGTCTCCCCACTCAGGTAGCGGAGAATATGCGGGGTGGCCAGCTGGCCCTCTT contains:
- a CDS encoding AMP-binding protein, whose product is MTGYWNRSNADGGWFVQDRNGRRWYRTGDLVSRATDGNLVFHGRADRRVKRHGYRIELGEMEAVLNTHPSVITAASVAVSESGTVQGIHVFITLLPGEAVSNIELRRFCAARLPLYMIPDQFHVLDRIPETSTGKRTIWRCAPSLAPPDYIGPGVPLRLASSPALRSAEATSGAVACPVRVHATSKQVDQVVSSARAIDQHRERQWVTPERVDEVLQVIHCCRADGLMRRKWIGQVPGLPTQVAENMRGGQLALFECQIQTKRKDRVDESMGIAKADETLPRISLHEVRVVGHGAHVFNQRAIRRPARQFGVQPPTRAEKERLLGLPQAEKYAPSTTTPTLTTWSFKGMNHAQRYFDA